A portion of the Micromonospora vinacea genome contains these proteins:
- a CDS encoding helix-turn-helix transcriptional regulator, whose amino-acid sequence MDDSPTPPDVGAPSADGWIPDGPSPSTAQRRVILSEPSDTPWPVVGIVRAVRRHADLSQRELARWAGVHHATIGRIEAGRTVPSIDLLRRIVGVVGCRLAVVDEFGRVLRPMRDWEDTRDGAGRRYPSHLDTILDPEPGEWWADIYGLARPPETFYRNREVRDAMRRRSQWEVRVARHRGDPPPPQLWRLR is encoded by the coding sequence ATGGACGATTCACCGACACCCCCGGATGTAGGAGCACCCAGCGCCGACGGTTGGATCCCCGACGGTCCGAGCCCCAGCACCGCCCAGCGGAGAGTCATACTCAGCGAGCCCTCCGACACTCCATGGCCGGTCGTCGGCATCGTCCGGGCGGTCCGTCGTCACGCCGACCTGAGCCAACGTGAGCTGGCCCGGTGGGCCGGGGTGCACCATGCGACCATCGGCCGCATCGAGGCTGGTCGGACTGTTCCGAGCATTGATCTCCTCCGCCGGATCGTCGGGGTCGTCGGATGTCGGCTGGCCGTCGTCGACGAGTTCGGCCGGGTGCTCAGGCCGATGCGGGACTGGGAAGACACGCGCGACGGTGCGGGGCGCCGCTACCCGTCGCACCTGGACACCATCCTCGACCCCGAGCCGGGGGAGTGGTGGGCGGACATCTACGGGCTGGCCCGCCCGCCGGAGACGTTCTACCGCAATCGGGAGGTCCGGGACGCGATGCGTCGGCGCAGCCAATGGGAGGTGCGGGTAGCCAGGCACCGCGGCGACCCGCCGCCGCCACAGCTCTGGCGGTTGCGCTGA
- the hemB gene encoding porphobilinogen synthase, whose product MSYPEIRPRRLRRNPAVRRLVSETRVDPAELVVPMFVKEGLTEPRAIGSLPGVLQHSRDSLRKAAVEAVQAGVGGIMLFGVPEQRDPTGSGGIDPNGILNVAIRDVVAEVGDATVVMSDLCLDEFTSHGHCGLLTPDGEVDNDSTLAAYAEMAVAQAAAGVGMVGPSGMMDGQVGVVRRALDAAGYQDVSVLAYAVKYASAFYGPFREAVESALEGDRRTYQQDPANLRESLREVALDVAEGADLVMVKPALPYLDVVSAVRAAVDVPVAAYQVSGEYAMVEAAAANGWIDRERVMLETLTSIKRAGAQVILTYWAVEAAGLLRQRY is encoded by the coding sequence ATGTCGTACCCCGAGATCCGGCCCCGCCGGCTGCGCCGCAACCCGGCGGTCCGCCGGCTGGTGTCCGAGACCCGGGTCGACCCGGCCGAGCTGGTCGTGCCGATGTTCGTCAAGGAGGGGCTGACCGAGCCCCGTGCCATCGGGTCGCTCCCGGGGGTGCTCCAGCACTCCCGGGACTCGCTGCGCAAGGCCGCGGTCGAGGCGGTTCAGGCCGGCGTCGGCGGGATCATGCTCTTCGGCGTGCCGGAACAGCGGGACCCGACCGGCTCCGGCGGCATCGACCCGAACGGCATCCTCAACGTCGCCATCCGCGACGTGGTGGCCGAGGTGGGCGACGCCACTGTGGTGATGAGTGACCTGTGCCTGGACGAGTTCACCTCGCATGGGCACTGTGGGCTGCTCACCCCCGACGGTGAGGTCGACAACGACTCGACCCTGGCCGCGTACGCCGAGATGGCGGTGGCCCAGGCCGCCGCCGGGGTCGGCATGGTCGGGCCGTCCGGGATGATGGACGGCCAGGTCGGCGTGGTACGCCGGGCGCTCGATGCCGCCGGCTACCAGGACGTCTCAGTGCTGGCGTACGCCGTGAAGTACGCCTCCGCGTTCTACGGCCCGTTCCGTGAGGCGGTGGAGTCGGCGCTGGAGGGTGACCGGCGCACCTACCAGCAGGACCCGGCCAATCTGCGTGAGTCGCTGCGCGAGGTGGCGCTCGACGTCGCCGAGGGCGCCGACCTGGTGATGGTCAAGCCGGCGCTGCCCTACCTCGACGTGGTGTCGGCGGTGCGGGCCGCGGTGGACGTCCCGGTCGCCGCCTACCAGGTCTCCGGCGAGTACGCGATGGTCGAGGCGGCCGCCGCGAACGGCTGGATCGACCGGGAGCGGGTGATGCTGGAGACGCTCACCTCGATCAAGCGGGCCGGCGCACAGGTCATCCTCACCTACTGGGCTGTCGAGGCCGCCGGCCTGCTCCGCCAGCGCTACTGA
- a CDS encoding uroporphyrinogen-III synthase, whose protein sequence is MTRTRKPVGRIAFVGAGPGDPGLLTRRAHDALVDADQVIYDRGVPESLLTVVRAEARDDAEFTPAEGAPGDVAKVLISAARSGLNAVHLVAGDPFGHDSVVKEVQAVARTAAHFEVVPGVGQAEGVATYAGVPLPGVRTAADVEDVSALDFEALATAVGRGSLALAVDAGDLAAVRDGLLAAGVDGTTGVGVTGDGTGETQYTTTSTVDSFVAAALGFTGRVVLTVGVGVGQRDKLSWWENRPLYGWKVLVPRTKEQAGAMSARLRAYGAIPCEVPTIAVEPPRTPAQMERAVKGLVDGRYAWVIFTSVNAVRAVWEKFAEHGLDARHFGGVKIACIGEATADAVRAFGIQPELIPAGEQSSEGLLAEFSPHDEILDPVGRVLLPRADIATETLAAGLTERGWEVDDVTAYRTVRAAPPPAEIRDAIKSGGFDAVLFTSSSTVRNLVGIAGKPHARTVVAVIGPKTAETATEFGLRVDVQPPHASVPDLVEALAAYAVELREKLAAMPAKQRRGSKVQGPTALRFR, encoded by the coding sequence ATGACCCGCACCCGTAAGCCCGTCGGCCGTATCGCGTTCGTCGGGGCTGGCCCCGGTGACCCGGGCCTGCTGACCCGTCGGGCCCACGACGCCCTGGTCGACGCCGACCAGGTGATCTACGACCGGGGAGTCCCGGAGTCGTTGCTCACCGTCGTTCGCGCCGAGGCCAGGGACGATGCCGAGTTCACCCCGGCCGAGGGCGCGCCGGGGGACGTGGCGAAGGTGCTGATCTCCGCGGCCCGCTCCGGGCTGAACGCGGTGCACCTGGTCGCCGGCGATCCGTTCGGGCATGACTCGGTGGTCAAGGAGGTGCAGGCGGTGGCCCGCACCGCCGCCCACTTCGAGGTGGTGCCCGGCGTCGGCCAGGCCGAGGGTGTGGCCACCTACGCCGGGGTCCCGCTGCCGGGTGTGCGTACGGCCGCCGACGTCGAGGACGTCAGCGCACTGGACTTCGAGGCGCTGGCCACGGCCGTCGGCCGGGGTTCGCTCGCGCTCGCCGTGGACGCCGGTGACCTCGCGGCCGTCCGGGACGGGCTGCTCGCCGCCGGGGTCGACGGCACCACCGGCGTCGGGGTGACCGGCGACGGCACCGGCGAGACCCAGTACACGACCACGTCGACAGTGGACAGCTTCGTGGCCGCCGCGCTCGGCTTCACCGGCCGGGTGGTGCTCACCGTCGGTGTCGGCGTGGGGCAGCGCGACAAGCTGAGCTGGTGGGAGAACCGCCCGCTGTACGGCTGGAAGGTGCTCGTACCCCGCACCAAGGAGCAGGCCGGCGCGATGAGCGCCCGGCTGCGCGCGTACGGGGCGATCCCGTGCGAGGTGCCGACCATCGCGGTCGAGCCGCCGCGCACCCCGGCGCAGATGGAGCGGGCCGTCAAGGGTCTGGTCGACGGCCGGTACGCCTGGGTGATCTTCACGTCGGTCAACGCGGTCCGCGCGGTCTGGGAGAAGTTCGCCGAGCACGGCCTCGACGCCCGGCACTTCGGCGGCGTCAAGATCGCCTGCATCGGTGAGGCCACGGCGGACGCGGTCCGCGCGTTCGGCATCCAGCCGGAGCTGATCCCCGCCGGGGAGCAGTCCTCGGAGGGCCTGCTCGCCGAGTTCTCGCCGCACGACGAGATCCTCGACCCGGTGGGCCGGGTGCTGCTGCCGCGCGCCGACATCGCCACCGAGACGCTCGCCGCCGGGCTCACCGAGCGCGGCTGGGAGGTCGACGACGTGACCGCGTACCGGACGGTGCGGGCTGCTCCGCCGCCCGCCGAGATCCGCGACGCGATCAAGTCGGGTGGCTTCGACGCGGTGCTCTTCACCTCGTCCTCGACCGTCCGCAACCTGGTCGGCATCGCCGGGAAGCCGCACGCCCGGACCGTTGTTGCCGTCATTGGGCCCAAGACGGCGGAGACCGCGACGGAGTTCGGCCTGCGGGTCGACGTCCAGCCGCCGCACGCCTCGGTGCCCGACCTGGTGGAGGCGCTCGCCGCCTACGCCGTCGAGCTGCGGGAGAAGCTGGCCGCCATGCCGGCCAAGCAGCGCCGTGGCTCGAAGGTGCAGGGCCCGACCGCCCTGCGCTTCCGGTAG
- the hemC gene encoding hydroxymethylbilane synthase: MTAPLRLGTRGSALAMAQSGQVAEAVTAATGRPVELVEVVTAGDRSNAPVHRLGVGVFVSALRDALTAGTIDFAVHSYKDLPTAAAGGLHIAAVPARQDPRDALVARDRRTLAELPPGATVGTGALRRIAQLHALGLQLEVTPIRGNVDTRLARVLGPEADLDAVVLARAGLARLGRLDVITESLDPMLMLPAPAQGALAVECRVDDQDLVELLAVLDHAPSRAAVTAERAFLATLEAGCSAPVAAYAELAEGETGDEIYLRGAVISPDGTRDLRLSRTGTPADAAEIGKALAAELLELGADSILGHEGHTGPGTQQFGSTE, encoded by the coding sequence ATGACCGCCCCCCTGCGCCTCGGCACCCGGGGCAGCGCCCTGGCGATGGCCCAGTCCGGCCAGGTCGCCGAGGCGGTGACCGCCGCCACCGGCCGCCCCGTCGAGCTTGTCGAGGTGGTCACTGCGGGCGACCGCTCCAACGCGCCGGTGCACCGTCTGGGAGTCGGGGTGTTCGTCTCCGCGCTGCGCGACGCGCTGACCGCCGGAACGATCGACTTCGCTGTGCACTCGTACAAGGATCTGCCCACGGCTGCCGCCGGTGGGCTGCACATCGCCGCGGTGCCGGCCCGGCAGGACCCGCGCGACGCGTTGGTGGCCCGCGACCGCCGGACGCTCGCCGAACTGCCGCCCGGGGCCACCGTGGGCACCGGCGCGCTGCGCCGGATCGCCCAGTTGCACGCCCTCGGCCTGCAACTGGAGGTCACCCCGATCCGCGGCAACGTCGACACCCGCCTGGCGCGGGTGCTCGGCCCCGAGGCCGACCTCGACGCCGTCGTCCTGGCCCGGGCCGGTCTGGCCCGACTCGGCCGGCTCGACGTGATCACCGAGTCGCTGGACCCGATGCTGATGCTGCCCGCGCCCGCTCAGGGGGCGTTGGCCGTGGAGTGCCGGGTCGACGACCAGGACCTGGTCGAGCTGCTCGCAGTGCTCGACCACGCACCGTCGCGTGCCGCGGTCACCGCGGAACGCGCGTTTCTGGCAACCCTGGAGGCCGGGTGCAGCGCACCCGTCGCCGCCTATGCCGAACTCGCCGAAGGCGAGACCGGCGATGAGATCTACCTGCGCGGGGCGGTGATCAGCCCGGACGGCACTCGTGACCTCCGGCTGTCCCGCACCGGAACGCCCGCCGACGCGGCGGAGATCGGTAAGGCACTCGCCGCCGAACTCCTCGAACTCGGCGCCGACTCGATCCTCGGCCACGAAGGACACACCGGCCCGGGGACCCAGCAATTTGGGAGCACAGAATGA
- a CDS encoding glutamyl-tRNA reductase, with product MKLLVVGASYRTAPVATLEQLAVPPADLTRTLDRLVAQPYVAEAVIVSTCNRVEVYAAVSGFHGGLGDVCAVLAEQAGSSPTALASHLYVHYDTAAVDHVFRVASGLDSMVVGEAQILGQLRDAYHWATGADSAGRLLHELMQQALRVGKRAHAETGIDRAGQSVVTAALELAAGHLDGDLVGRPALVVGAGAMGSLGVATLSRLGAGPLTVSNRGADRAVRLAESYGASAAPMTELADTLSTVDIVVAATASTEPVLTRAVVTAALAERDPARGPLVLLDLAVPRDVEEGVAELPGVEVIDIDRMAALLADGPAAADAAAVERIVLGEVEGFLTWLRGADVAPTVAALRGRADDVVTAELRRLAQRRPDLGDDLRAEVARTVHRVVQRLLHQPTVKVRQLAAEPGGDQYAALLRELFDLEVPQTSPVDTVPDVLTADLGLALTGTDPVSGADAAEPTPPTGGAR from the coding sequence GTGAAACTGCTCGTCGTCGGCGCGTCCTACCGGACCGCCCCGGTCGCCACGCTGGAGCAGCTGGCCGTGCCCCCTGCCGACCTCACCCGCACACTCGACCGCCTGGTCGCCCAGCCGTACGTGGCCGAGGCGGTGATCGTCTCCACCTGCAACCGGGTGGAGGTCTACGCCGCCGTGTCCGGTTTCCACGGCGGGCTCGGCGACGTCTGCGCCGTGCTGGCCGAGCAGGCCGGCAGCTCCCCGACCGCGCTCGCCAGCCACCTGTACGTGCACTACGACACCGCCGCCGTGGACCACGTCTTCCGGGTCGCCAGCGGTCTGGACTCGATGGTGGTGGGCGAGGCGCAGATCCTCGGCCAGCTGCGTGACGCGTACCACTGGGCCACCGGGGCCGACTCCGCCGGCCGGCTGCTGCACGAGCTGATGCAGCAGGCGTTGCGGGTCGGCAAGCGGGCCCACGCCGAGACCGGCATCGACCGGGCCGGCCAGAGCGTCGTCACCGCCGCACTGGAGTTGGCCGCCGGGCACCTCGACGGTGACCTCGTCGGCCGCCCGGCCCTGGTGGTCGGCGCCGGCGCGATGGGTTCGCTCGGGGTGGCCACGCTGTCCCGGCTGGGCGCCGGGCCGCTCACCGTCAGCAACCGGGGCGCCGACCGCGCCGTCCGGCTCGCCGAGTCGTACGGGGCGAGTGCCGCGCCGATGACCGAGCTGGCCGACACCCTCTCCACAGTGGACATCGTAGTGGCCGCCACCGCGTCCACCGAACCGGTCCTCACCCGGGCGGTGGTCACCGCGGCGCTGGCCGAACGCGACCCGGCCCGGGGCCCGCTGGTCCTGCTCGACCTGGCCGTCCCGCGCGACGTCGAGGAAGGCGTCGCCGAGCTGCCCGGCGTCGAGGTGATCGACATCGACCGGATGGCGGCGCTGCTCGCCGACGGTCCGGCGGCCGCCGACGCCGCCGCCGTCGAACGCATCGTGCTCGGCGAGGTGGAGGGCTTCCTCACCTGGCTGCGCGGCGCCGACGTGGCACCCACAGTGGCCGCGCTGCGCGGCCGGGCCGACGACGTGGTCACCGCCGAGCTGCGCCGACTGGCCCAGCGTCGCCCCGACCTCGGTGATGACCTGCGGGCCGAGGTGGCCCGCACCGTGCACCGGGTCGTGCAGCGGCTGCTGCACCAGCCCACCGTCAAGGTTCGGCAGTTGGCCGCGGAGCCCGGCGGCGACCAGTACGCGGCACTGCTGCGCGAGCTGTTCGACCTTGAGGTGCCGCAGACCTCGCCGGTCGACACCGTCCCGGACGTGCTGACCGCCGACCTCGGCCTGGCGCTCACCGGCACCGACCCCGTGTCCGGAGCCGACGCCGCCGAGCCGACCCCACCCACCGGAGGTGCGCGATGA
- a CDS encoding redox-sensing transcriptional repressor Rex, giving the protein MSQHRHPGAPGRAGAVPALPDLPEATVARLPEYLRALHNLADTGHETVSSEGLSAAAGVNSAKLRKDLSHLGSYGTRGVGYDVALLIEQIEYVLGLTQRRAVALVGVGNLGHALAGYDGFASRGFRIAALLDADPSRVGEEINGLVVRHVDDLPTVAAEESLAIGVIATPAAAAQQVADQLVAVGVTSILNFAPCVLSVPEGVDVRKVDLAIELQILSFHEHRKASLTALPATGGSALTALPGGFAATDTQEAIGT; this is encoded by the coding sequence ATGAGTCAGCACCGTCACCCAGGCGCGCCCGGCCGCGCCGGTGCCGTACCGGCGCTCCCGGATCTGCCCGAGGCGACCGTCGCTCGGCTCCCGGAGTACCTGCGCGCGCTGCACAACCTCGCCGACACCGGGCACGAGACGGTCTCCAGCGAGGGTCTCTCCGCGGCCGCCGGCGTCAACTCCGCCAAGCTCCGCAAGGACCTCTCCCACCTCGGCTCGTACGGCACCCGGGGCGTCGGATACGACGTCGCGCTGCTGATCGAGCAGATCGAGTATGTGCTCGGGCTCACCCAACGCCGGGCGGTCGCCCTGGTCGGCGTGGGTAATCTCGGTCACGCTCTGGCCGGCTACGACGGCTTCGCCAGCCGGGGCTTCCGGATCGCCGCACTGCTCGACGCCGATCCCTCCCGGGTCGGTGAGGAGATCAACGGGCTGGTGGTCAGGCATGTTGACGACCTGCCGACGGTCGCCGCCGAGGAATCCCTCGCGATCGGCGTGATCGCCACCCCGGCCGCCGCCGCCCAGCAGGTCGCCGACCAACTGGTCGCCGTCGGCGTGACGAGCATCCTCAACTTCGCGCCGTGCGTACTCTCGGTTCCGGAGGGGGTCGACGTGCGCAAGGTCGACCTCGCCATCGAGCTGCAGATTCTGTCCTTCCACGAACACCGCAAGGCGTCGCTGACCGCGCTGCCCGCCACCGGCGGGTCCGCGCTCACCGCCCTGCCGGGCGGGTTCGCGGCCACCGACACCCAGGAGGCGATCGGCACGTGA
- a CDS encoding sensor histidine kinase — translation MTAVAATSERPTLAPSIPRQLFVDSGYVVLGLPLAVASFVVLIVGLAVGIGLVVTVIGLPILSGTLYAARGLADVERLRLPAVLHQPRIRPHYRLPEAGANAWRRIFVPMRDAQSWLDLAHGILRLIAAVGTFVVTVSWWAAAIAGSLYWAYDWALPRAAGEGDQDLAQLLGLGDSTTARIGLYTALGVFFLITLPIVVRGCALLQASFAKAMLTGVAEMRDRITVLEEQKRAAVSAEASALRRLERDIHDGPQQRLVRLAMDLSRARMQLASDPEAAGRTIDEAVTQTRDTLAELRALSRGIAPPILVDRGLPSALAAIAGRGLIPIELQVDPQLGTPAGRLDPAVENTAYFVVSEALTNVAKHSRATEATVAVARQGTHLQVRVGDDGQGGAHLAKGHGLAGIADRVRAAGGELLVVSPTGGPTEIRAELPL, via the coding sequence ATGACCGCCGTTGCCGCCACCAGCGAGAGACCGACGCTGGCACCGAGCATCCCCCGCCAGCTCTTCGTCGACTCCGGGTACGTGGTGCTCGGCCTGCCCCTGGCGGTGGCCAGCTTCGTCGTCCTCATCGTCGGCCTCGCGGTCGGCATCGGCCTGGTGGTCACCGTGATCGGCCTGCCGATCCTCAGCGGCACCCTGTACGCCGCCCGTGGGCTGGCCGACGTCGAGCGGCTGCGGCTGCCCGCGGTGCTCCACCAACCCCGGATCCGGCCGCACTACCGGCTGCCCGAGGCGGGCGCGAACGCCTGGCGGCGGATCTTCGTGCCGATGCGGGACGCCCAGTCCTGGCTCGACCTGGCGCACGGCATCCTGCGGCTGATCGCGGCGGTGGGCACCTTCGTGGTGACGGTGTCCTGGTGGGCCGCGGCGATCGCCGGCTCGCTCTACTGGGCCTACGACTGGGCCCTGCCCCGGGCCGCCGGCGAGGGTGACCAGGACCTGGCGCAGCTGCTCGGCCTGGGCGACTCGACCACCGCCCGGATCGGCCTGTACACCGCGCTCGGGGTGTTCTTCCTGATCACCCTGCCGATCGTGGTGCGGGGCTGCGCGCTGCTCCAGGCCAGCTTCGCCAAGGCCATGCTGACCGGGGTGGCCGAGATGCGTGACCGGATCACCGTGCTGGAGGAGCAGAAGCGGGCCGCCGTGTCCGCCGAGGCCTCCGCGCTGCGCCGGTTGGAACGTGACATCCACGACGGCCCCCAGCAGCGCCTGGTCCGGCTGGCCATGGACCTCAGCCGGGCCCGGATGCAGCTCGCCTCGGACCCGGAGGCGGCCGGCCGCACCATCGACGAGGCGGTCACCCAGACCCGGGACACGCTGGCCGAGCTGCGGGCGCTGTCCCGGGGCATCGCCCCGCCGATCCTGGTCGACAGGGGCCTGCCCAGCGCCCTGGCCGCGATCGCCGGCCGCGGGCTGATCCCGATCGAGCTCCAGGTGGACCCGCAGCTCGGTACCCCGGCCGGACGGCTCGACCCGGCGGTGGAGAACACCGCGTACTTCGTGGTGTCCGAGGCGCTGACAAACGTCGCCAAGCACAGCCGGGCCACCGAGGCCACCGTGGCCGTGGCCCGGCAGGGCACCCACCTGCAGGTACGGGTGGGCGACGACGGGCAGGGCGGCGCGCACCTGGCGAAGGGGCACGGACTGGCCGGCATCGCCGACCGGGTCCGGGCCGCCGGCGGGGAACTGCTGGTGGTCAGCCCGACCGGCGGCCCCACCGAGATCCGCGCCGAGCTGCCGCTGTGA
- a CDS encoding response regulator transcription factor: MRIVIADDAVLLREGLVRLLTESGHQVVAAVGDGDALVEAVVEHRPDVSIVDVRMPPSHTDEGLRAAVEARRLVPRTPILVLSQYVEVSYADDLLATTGGAGGGIGYLLKDRVAAIDEFLDALRRVAGGGTVLDPEVVGQLFARRRRDDPLRELTPREREVLALMAEGRSNTAIARALVVSDGAVEKHVRNIFTKLTLPPDTEQHRRVLAVLTYLRN; this comes from the coding sequence ATGCGCATCGTGATCGCCGACGACGCCGTCCTGCTCCGAGAGGGGCTGGTCCGGCTGCTGACCGAGAGCGGGCACCAGGTGGTGGCCGCCGTCGGGGACGGTGACGCCCTGGTCGAGGCGGTGGTCGAGCACCGGCCCGACGTGTCGATCGTCGACGTCCGGATGCCGCCGTCGCACACCGACGAGGGGCTGCGGGCCGCGGTGGAGGCGCGCCGGCTGGTGCCGCGTACGCCGATCCTGGTGCTGTCCCAGTACGTCGAGGTCTCGTACGCCGATGATCTGCTCGCCACCACCGGCGGCGCCGGCGGCGGGATCGGCTACCTGCTCAAGGACCGGGTTGCCGCGATCGACGAGTTCCTGGACGCGCTGCGCCGGGTCGCGGGCGGCGGCACGGTGCTGGACCCGGAGGTGGTCGGGCAGCTCTTCGCCCGACGCCGCCGGGACGACCCGCTGCGCGAGCTGACCCCCCGCGAGCGCGAGGTGCTCGCCCTGATGGCCGAGGGGCGCTCGAACACCGCCATCGCGCGCGCCCTGGTGGTCAGCGACGGCGCTGTGGAGAAGCACGTGCGCAACATCTTCACCAAGCTCACCCTGCCACCGGACACCGAACAGCACCGGCGGGTGCTGGCTGTCCTCACCTATCTGCGGAACTGA
- a CDS encoding HAD family hydrolase: protein MTTAPPHLVWDWNGTLLNDLSLVVSATNVVFASLGGPTVSLDEHRVRFRRPIAEYYAEVLGQAVDDDEFGRLDKIFHDAYRTGLTTCELAADARAAMAAWPGSQSLLSMWFHEELVPTVHTYGLTSHFTRVDGLRTTVGGGRKAESLQLHLAELGVDGAAVVLIGDSIDDADAALAVGGRAVLYTGGFTDPARLRASGHPVADTLTDAVALAREVSSADR from the coding sequence ATGACCACTGCGCCCCCGCACCTCGTCTGGGACTGGAACGGCACCCTGCTCAACGACCTCAGCCTGGTGGTGTCCGCCACCAACGTCGTGTTCGCGAGCCTCGGCGGGCCGACGGTCAGCCTCGACGAGCACCGGGTGCGGTTCCGCAGACCGATCGCCGAGTACTACGCCGAGGTGCTCGGGCAGGCCGTGGACGACGACGAGTTCGGCCGACTGGACAAGATCTTCCACGACGCGTACCGCACCGGGTTGACCACCTGTGAGCTGGCAGCCGACGCTCGGGCGGCGATGGCCGCCTGGCCGGGCAGTCAGAGCCTGCTGTCCATGTGGTTCCACGAGGAGCTGGTCCCGACCGTGCACACGTACGGGTTGACCAGCCACTTCACCCGCGTCGACGGGCTGCGGACCACTGTCGGCGGCGGCCGCAAGGCCGAGTCGCTCCAACTGCACCTGGCCGAGCTGGGCGTGGACGGCGCCGCTGTGGTGCTGATCGGCGACTCCATCGACGACGCGGACGCGGCGCTTGCGGTCGGCGGCCGTGCCGTGCTCTACACCGGCGGATTCACCGACCCGGCCCGGCTGCGCGCCTCCGGTCACCCGGTGGCCGACACCCTCACCGACGCGGTGGCCCTGGCTCGGGAGGTCAGTTCCGCAGATAGGTGA
- a CDS encoding glutaredoxin family protein, with protein MATDARLALITRPGCHLCDDAKAALDRVVAVTGDKWVEWDVTGDEGLEREYGDRLPVVMLDGKEHGYWRVEEDRLLRDLTTPQL; from the coding sequence ATGGCCACTGACGCCCGACTCGCCCTGATCACCCGACCCGGCTGCCACCTGTGCGACGACGCCAAGGCGGCGCTCGACCGGGTGGTCGCGGTCACCGGCGACAAGTGGGTCGAGTGGGACGTCACCGGCGACGAGGGGCTGGAGCGGGAGTACGGCGACCGGCTGCCGGTGGTGATGCTCGACGGCAAGGAGCACGGCTACTGGCGGGTCGAGGAGGACCGGCTGCTGCGGGACCTGACCACGCCGCAGCTCTGA